Proteins encoded by one window of Bacillus sp. DTU_2020_1000418_1_SI_GHA_SEK_038:
- the hepT gene encoding heptaprenyl diphosphate synthase component II — MKLKMMYSFLNSDLKNIEQTLEETVQAESPLLHKASLHLLKAGGKRIRPVFVLLAGKFGAYDINKIKNVAVALELIHMASLVHDDVIDDAELRRGKPTIKAKWDNKVAMYTGDYIFARSLELITEIEKPFTHQILSNTLVELCIGEIEQIQDKYNFEQNIRDYFRRIKRKTAILIAVSCQLGAIAADVDEKIHKMLYRFGYYVGMSYQIIDDVLDFTGTEKDLGKPAGDDLHQGNITLPVLFAMEDEEIRKEIIQVRETTERSDIERIISLIKSSGAIERSLQVSDLYLNKALDILKELPQNRAKKTLIDIAKVIGKRSF; from the coding sequence ATGAAATTAAAAATGATGTATTCATTTCTAAATTCAGATTTAAAAAATATAGAGCAAACTCTCGAAGAAACAGTTCAAGCGGAGTCTCCTTTATTACACAAAGCATCCTTGCATTTATTAAAAGCCGGGGGAAAAAGAATCCGCCCTGTTTTTGTTTTGCTTGCTGGCAAGTTTGGTGCCTATGACATAAATAAAATAAAAAATGTGGCAGTTGCGCTTGAGTTAATTCACATGGCTTCTCTCGTTCATGATGATGTCATTGATGACGCAGAATTAAGAAGGGGAAAGCCGACTATTAAGGCCAAATGGGACAATAAAGTCGCCATGTATACAGGAGATTATATTTTTGCTCGTTCTTTGGAACTGATTACAGAAATTGAGAAACCATTTACTCACCAGATTTTGTCTAACACTTTGGTAGAACTCTGTATTGGGGAAATTGAACAGATTCAGGATAAATATAATTTCGAACAAAATATTCGTGATTACTTCCGAAGAATTAAACGGAAAACAGCGATTCTTATAGCTGTCAGCTGTCAGCTTGGTGCAATTGCAGCTGACGTTGATGAAAAGATTCATAAAATGCTTTATCGCTTTGGATATTATGTCGGAATGTCCTATCAGATTATTGATGATGTCCTTGATTTTACAGGCACGGAAAAAGACCTGGGGAAACCTGCTGGAGATGACCTTCACCAAGGCAATATTACTTTGCCGGTTTTGTTTGCCATGGAGGATGAAGAAATCCGAAAAGAGATTATTCAAGTTCGAGAGACGACAGAACGGAGTGATATTGAAAGAATCATTTCGCTGATTAAGAGCTCTGGCGCCATCGAAAGATCTCTGCAGGTCAGTGATTTATATTTAAACAAGGCACTGGATATATTAAAGGAACTCCCGCAAAATCGTGCAAAGAAGACATTAATCGATATTGCGAAAGTAATTGGCAAAAGAAGTTTTTAA
- a CDS encoding prephenate dehydrogenase has protein sequence MKGRVFIIGLGLIGGSLALCIKKTHKDAVVIGFDINEEQSKLGRMLGVIDEIAVSIEEGAEHADLILIATPVKVTEQIFKVLENVPLKNQVIISDAGSTKKEIVQLADAFKKRGITFIGGHPMAGSHKSGVTAAKSILFENAFYIFTPEDHIANDRLQELQDWLSGTKARFITLSPQEHDYLTGVISHFPHIIAASLVHQAEKTSAKQKLVPSLAAGGFRDVTRIASSNPEMWKDILLHNKEVMLHLLDDWQKEMQKVSNMLSEENEHEIYHYFHRAKQFRDELPQKEKGAIPSFYDLFVDIPDYPGVISEITGYLAKEEISITNIRILETRVDINGILVISFQTEEDRARAEICIHNYTNFETSVGI, from the coding sequence TTGAAAGGCCGTGTATTTATTATAGGTTTAGGATTAATCGGGGGATCATTGGCATTATGCATTAAAAAGACTCACAAGGACGCAGTTGTCATTGGATTCGATATCAATGAAGAGCAGTCGAAGCTTGGAAGGATGCTTGGAGTTATCGATGAAATAGCCGTATCAATTGAAGAAGGCGCTGAACATGCTGACCTAATTTTAATTGCTACTCCAGTGAAAGTAACTGAACAGATTTTTAAAGTTTTAGAAAATGTTCCTTTAAAAAATCAAGTTATTATTTCGGATGCTGGCAGTACGAAAAAGGAAATCGTTCAATTGGCAGATGCTTTTAAGAAAAGAGGAATCACTTTTATTGGCGGGCATCCGATGGCTGGGTCACATAAAAGCGGTGTAACTGCTGCGAAATCGATCCTTTTTGAAAACGCCTTTTATATTTTTACTCCTGAAGATCACATTGCAAACGATAGACTGCAGGAACTGCAAGATTGGCTTTCTGGGACAAAAGCAAGATTTATTACTCTATCCCCACAGGAACATGATTATTTGACAGGAGTTATCAGCCATTTTCCTCATATTATCGCAGCTTCTCTCGTTCATCAGGCTGAGAAAACAAGTGCAAAGCAGAAGCTTGTACCGAGTTTGGCAGCAGGAGGCTTTCGTGATGTAACAAGAATTGCATCTAGTAACCCTGAAATGTGGAAAGACATCTTACTACATAATAAAGAGGTTATGTTACATCTTCTTGATGATTGGCAAAAAGAAATGCAGAAAGTCTCTAACATGCTTTCCGAAGAAAATGAACATGAGATTTATCATTATTTTCATCGTGCTAAGCAATTTCGTGATGAATTGCCGCAAAAAGAAAAAGGAGCCATCCCATCCTTTTACGATCTTTTTGTTGATATCCCTGACTATCCAGGTGTAATTTCTGAGATTACAGGATATTTAGCAAAAGAGGAGATAAGCATTACGAATATTCGAATCCTAGAAACTCGAGTGGATATTAATGGAATTCTAGTTATTAGTTTTCAAACAGAAGAAGATCGTGCACGTGCTGAGATTTGTATTCATAATTACACTAATTTTGAAACCTCTGTAGGAATTTAA
- a CDS encoding protein-glutamate O-methyltransferase CheR: MSSDYQSFIVNIKKKTGIDLSLYKEAQMKRRLLSLYEKKGFKTFQDFFEAIRKDGVLLNEFLDRMTINVSEFYRNSKRWEVLEKKILPKLLANNRRLKIWSAACSTGEEPYTLAMIMSNFMPLSQVQILATDIDENVIARAKIGTYPERSLNEVPAEMKKKYFVKEGSFYKVSDDIKKTVTFRKQNLLSDPFSGPFDLIVCRNVLIYFTEEAKDELYYKFSHALKTDGIFFVGSTEQIFNPNKYDFETEDTFFYRKK; the protein is encoded by the coding sequence ATGTCTAGTGATTATCAGAGTTTTATTGTAAATATAAAGAAAAAAACAGGAATTGATCTCTCTTTATATAAAGAAGCACAAATGAAAAGGCGACTTCTATCTCTTTATGAAAAGAAGGGATTCAAGACTTTTCAAGATTTTTTTGAGGCAATTAGAAAAGATGGTGTGCTATTAAATGAATTTTTGGACCGAATGACCATTAACGTTTCTGAGTTTTACAGAAATTCAAAAAGGTGGGAGGTGCTAGAGAAAAAAATACTTCCTAAATTGCTGGCAAATAACAGGCGATTAAAAATATGGAGTGCTGCTTGCTCAACTGGTGAAGAGCCATATACGTTAGCTATGATAATGTCAAATTTCATGCCATTATCCCAAGTGCAAATATTGGCAACAGATATTGATGAAAATGTCATTGCAAGAGCAAAGATTGGTACATATCCTGAAAGATCATTGAACGAAGTCCCTGCGGAAATGAAGAAGAAATACTTTGTTAAGGAAGGAAGCTTTTATAAGGTGTCAGATGACATTAAAAAAACCGTAACCTTTAGAAAGCAAAATCTGCTGTCAGATCCATTTAGCGGACCTTTTGATCTCATTGTTTGCCGAAATGTCCTTATCTATTTTACAGAAGAGGCGAAGGATGAGCTCTATTATAAATTTAGCCATGCTTTAAAAACAGATGGCATCTTTTTTGTAGGCAGCACAGAGCAAATATTTAATCCGAATAAATATGATTTTGAAACGGAGGATACTTTTTTCTATAGAAAAAAATAA
- the aroH gene encoding chorismate mutase → MIRGVRGATTVNENNEMEIIEATEILLRKMIEENSIDAETVASVFISVTEDITAVFPARAMRLIDGWKYVPVMCMREIPVESSLERCIRVMMHVNTNISQQDISHIYLGNAIKLRPDLNTADKF, encoded by the coding sequence GTGATACGTGGAGTTAGAGGGGCTACTACGGTAAATGAAAATAATGAAATGGAAATAATTGAGGCAACTGAGATTTTGCTGAGGAAGATGATTGAGGAAAATTCGATCGATGCTGAAACGGTTGCATCTGTCTTCATTTCAGTGACAGAGGATATCACAGCAGTATTCCCTGCAAGAGCGATGAGATTAATTGATGGCTGGAAGTATGTTCCTGTTATGTGTATGAGGGAAATTCCAGTAGAATCCTCATTAGAAAGATGTATTCGTGTAATGATGCATGTGAACACAAATATTTCGCAACAAGATATTAGTCACATATACTTAGGAAATGCAATTAAGCTAAGACCTGATTTAAATACTGCTGACAAGTTCTAA
- a CDS encoding HU family DNA-binding protein, with protein MNKTELINAVAESSELSKKDATKAVDAVFDAILDALKAGDKVQLIGFGNFEVRERAARKGRNPQTGEEIEIAASKVPAFKPGKALKDAVK; from the coding sequence ATGAACAAGACAGAACTAATTAACGCAGTTGCTGAGAGCAGTGAACTTTCTAAAAAGGACGCTACTAAAGCAGTTGATGCAGTATTTGATGCAATCCTAGATGCTTTAAAAGCCGGTGATAAAGTACAATTAATTGGTTTCGGAAACTTTGAAGTTCGTGAGCGTGCTGCTCGTAAAGGCCGCAACCCACAAACTGGTGAAGAAATCGAAATTGCAGCAAGCAAAGTCCCTGCTTTCAAACCAGGTAAAGCATTGAAAGATGCTGTTAAATAA
- the aroC gene encoding chorismate synthase: MRYLTSGESHGPQLTAIIEGLPAGLPLLASDINLELARRQKGHGRGRRMQIEKDTVQITGGVRHGYTLGSPVALVVENNDWKHWTKIMGQEPIAPEEEDEIKRKITRPRPGHADLNGALKYGHRDMRNVLERSSARETTVRVAAGAVAKKLLAELGINIASHVIEIGGVRSAVREYETLEKLKEISEASPVRCIDQNAEQEMMKAIDDAKEQGDSIGGIVEVIVEGMPPGVGSYVHYDRKLDAKLASGIMSINAFKGVEIGIGFEAASKPGSEVHDEIAWSQEQGYYRKSNRLGGLEGGMSTGMPIVVRGVMKPIPTLYKPLQSVDIETKEPFSASIERSDSCAVPAAAVVAENVIAWELAAAIVDQYYSDRFETLKEIIDGQREFARDF, translated from the coding sequence TTGAGATATTTAACTTCAGGTGAATCACATGGCCCGCAGCTTACCGCTATTATTGAGGGGCTGCCAGCGGGATTGCCTTTGCTTGCTTCTGATATAAATTTAGAATTGGCTAGACGTCAAAAAGGACATGGCCGAGGCAGAAGAATGCAAATTGAAAAGGATACAGTACAAATTACTGGGGGAGTCAGGCATGGTTACACTTTAGGATCCCCAGTTGCATTAGTTGTTGAAAATAATGATTGGAAGCATTGGACGAAAATTATGGGGCAAGAGCCAATTGCTCCAGAAGAAGAAGACGAAATAAAAAGAAAAATTACTCGCCCCCGCCCTGGGCATGCTGATTTGAACGGCGCTCTTAAATATGGACACAGAGATATGAGAAATGTACTTGAACGTTCTTCAGCTAGAGAAACAACAGTAAGAGTGGCAGCAGGGGCAGTAGCTAAAAAACTATTGGCTGAACTTGGAATTAATATCGCTTCTCATGTGATAGAAATTGGCGGAGTCAGGTCTGCAGTTAGAGAATATGAAACGCTTGAAAAGCTAAAGGAGATTTCAGAAGCCTCACCAGTTCGCTGTATTGATCAGAATGCTGAACAGGAAATGATGAAGGCTATTGATGATGCAAAAGAGCAGGGTGATTCTATTGGCGGCATTGTTGAAGTGATTGTTGAAGGTATGCCTCCTGGAGTCGGCAGCTATGTTCATTATGATCGGAAGCTAGATGCTAAATTAGCTAGCGGGATTATGAGCATCAATGCCTTTAAAGGTGTAGAGATTGGCATCGGCTTTGAAGCTGCAAGCAAGCCTGGCAGTGAGGTTCATGATGAAATTGCATGGAGCCAGGAACAAGGCTACTACCGTAAATCGAATCGATTAGGCGGTTTAGAAGGCGGAATGTCAACGGGCATGCCAATTGTAGTAAGAGGCGTTATGAAGCCAATTCCTACCTTATATAAGCCGCTTCAAAGTGTTGATATTGAAACAAAGGAGCCATTTTCAGCAAGCATTGAGAGATCAGATAGCTGTGCGGTTCCTGCCGCAGCAGTTGTGGCAGAGAATGTTATAGCTTGGGAATTAGCAGCTGCAATCGTAGATCAATATTACTCAGACCGGTTTGAAACACTAAAGGAAATTATTGATGGGCAAAGAGAGTTTGCGAGGGATTTCTAA
- the ndk gene encoding nucleoside-diphosphate kinase: MEKTFLMVKPDGVQRNLIGEIVARFEKKGFQLVGGKLMSISKELAEQHYGEHKERPFFGELVDFITSGPVFAMVWEGENVIATARQMMGATNPKDAAPGTIRGDFAATVGKNIIHGSDSPASAEREIGLFFNQAELVEYSKLMNEWIN; the protein is encoded by the coding sequence ATGGAAAAAACATTTTTAATGGTTAAGCCTGACGGCGTTCAGCGTAATTTAATTGGTGAGATTGTAGCTCGCTTCGAAAAGAAGGGTTTTCAGCTTGTTGGCGGTAAGCTTATGAGCATTTCAAAGGAACTTGCTGAGCAGCATTATGGCGAGCACAAAGAGCGCCCTTTCTTCGGCGAATTAGTAGATTTCATCACTTCAGGCCCTGTTTTCGCAATGGTTTGGGAAGGTGAAAATGTAATTGCAACAGCTCGTCAAATGATGGGAGCAACGAATCCGAAAGATGCAGCACCAGGCACGATCCGTGGTGATTTCGCAGCTACTGTAGGAAAAAATATTATTCATGGTTCTGATTCACCTGCAAGTGCAGAACGTGAAATCGGCTTATTCTTTAACCAAGCTGAGCTTGTTGAATATTCAAAGCTAATGAATGAATGGATTAACTAA
- a CDS encoding demethylmenaquinone methyltransferase: MQQSKEERVHHVFEKIYDNYDKMNSVISFQQHLRWRKDTMKRMNVQKGSKALDLCCGTADWTISLAEAVGTDGEVVGLDFSKNMLKIGEQKVKEHNLKHVKLVHGNAMELPFPDHTFDYVTIGFGLRNVPDYLQVLKEMRRVLKPGGLAVCLETSQPTMFGFKQAYYLYFRFIMPLFGKIFAKSYKEYSWLQESARDFPGMKELANMFEEAGFVKVTYKPYSGGVAAVHIGSKEK; the protein is encoded by the coding sequence ATGCAACAATCAAAAGAAGAGCGCGTCCATCATGTTTTTGAGAAGATTTATGACAACTATGATAAGATGAATTCAGTCATTAGCTTTCAACAGCATTTAAGATGGCGTAAGGACACCATGAAGCGCATGAATGTCCAAAAAGGTTCCAAAGCTTTAGATCTATGCTGCGGGACTGCTGATTGGACTATTAGCTTGGCAGAGGCAGTTGGTACAGACGGAGAAGTAGTTGGGCTTGATTTCAGTAAAAATATGCTGAAAATTGGTGAGCAAAAGGTAAAAGAGCATAATTTGAAGCATGTTAAGCTTGTGCATGGCAATGCAATGGAATTGCCATTCCCTGACCATACATTTGATTATGTAACAATTGGCTTCGGACTCCGGAATGTACCGGATTATTTGCAAGTTTTAAAGGAAATGCGCCGGGTGCTTAAACCAGGTGGATTGGCTGTATGCCTTGAGACATCCCAGCCTACTATGTTTGGTTTCAAACAAGCATATTACCTCTATTTCCGCTTTATTATGCCTTTGTTCGGGAAAATATTTGCAAAGAGCTATAAAGAGTATTCATGGTTACAAGAATCAGCCCGCGACTTCCCTGGTATGAAGGAACTTGCTAACATGTTCGAAGAAGCTGGGTTTGTAAAAGTTACTTATAAACCTTACAGCGGCGGGGTTGCAGCGGTGCACATTGGAAGTAAAGAAAAATAA
- the aroB gene encoding 3-dehydroquinate synthase produces MDTVTIETNSKTYPVYVSPGVINQVSSFIQEKFPSLTTIMVMTDETVAELYLDSMKSALSNFKVEFCIVPSGEKAKTFDVYYQSLSFALEKRLDRKSLLIAFGGGAIGDLGGFVASTFMRGIPFLQVPTTILAHDSAVGGKVAINHPLGKNMIGAFYQPEAVFYDLHFLRSLPLNERRSGFAEVIKHSLIHDPSFYEWLLNHVNSLEEFDGKSLQYALVKGIEIKNYFVSKDEKESGIRAYLNFGHTLGHAIEAEMGYGKWTHGESILIGMLFALQLSKNMTGLPFDIEPLRNWLTRLGYETEIPKALTAQHLIERMKQDKKSIGQKVNFVLLKEIGNPGLCEVSEAQLVKQLEYFQQ; encoded by the coding sequence ATGGACACCGTAACCATTGAAACAAATTCGAAAACATATCCTGTTTATGTTAGCCCAGGGGTTATCAATCAAGTCAGTTCATTTATTCAAGAAAAATTCCCTTCTTTAACAACGATTATGGTCATGACTGATGAAACAGTTGCAGAGCTTTATTTAGATAGCATGAAATCTGCCTTATCAAATTTTAAAGTGGAATTCTGCATCGTTCCAAGCGGAGAAAAAGCGAAAACCTTTGATGTATATTATCAGTCACTAAGTTTTGCTTTGGAAAAGAGGCTGGATAGGAAATCGTTATTGATTGCATTTGGCGGTGGAGCAATTGGAGATCTAGGCGGATTTGTAGCATCTACATTCATGCGGGGAATCCCTTTTCTCCAAGTGCCAACAACAATCTTAGCACATGATAGCGCTGTAGGCGGTAAAGTGGCTATTAATCATCCATTGGGAAAAAATATGATCGGCGCTTTTTATCAGCCGGAAGCTGTATTCTATGATTTGCATTTTCTGCGATCTCTTCCACTAAATGAAAGACGATCAGGGTTTGCCGAAGTTATCAAGCATAGTTTAATTCATGATCCATCCTTTTATGAATGGCTGTTAAACCATGTGAATTCCCTAGAGGAATTTGACGGGAAGAGTTTGCAATATGCCTTAGTTAAGGGGATTGAAATTAAGAACTATTTTGTTTCAAAGGATGAGAAAGAGTCCGGAATCCGTGCTTACTTAAATTTTGGCCATACGCTTGGCCATGCTATTGAAGCTGAAATGGGCTACGGTAAATGGACGCATGGGGAATCTATATTGATCGGTATGCTGTTTGCCTTGCAATTAAGCAAAAACATGACAGGTCTTCCCTTTGATATTGAACCATTAAGAAATTGGCTCACTCGTCTTGGCTATGAGACCGAAATCCCTAAAGCATTAACGGCTCAACATTTAATTGAGCGTATGAAACAAGATAAAAAGTCCATCGGCCAAAAAGTAAACTTTGTTCTATTAAAGGAAATCGGTAATCCCGGATTATGTGAGGTTTCAGAAGCGCAATTGGTTAAGCAGCTAGAATATTTTCAACAATAA
- a CDS encoding heptaprenyl diphosphate synthase component 1: protein MLDMKVKMAIVKEQIEEKIRHPYLLKYIESPNIDEDKLLLLVSVLDHMDLPEEKIRNYATTTMLIQIALDTHELVTNEELDAGQLKSRQLTVLAGVYYSGLYYKILAEFEDITLIRSLATGIKEVNENKISVYQTAVEAVDILMESVRKIESSLFEKVIDLLEDPNWNEFASNLLFRKRLLMEKMRFLQGETSIVFEALKNLLISKNQYTEQSSDQQHLLIHTCDRYLDNSKKLIEKYMSKLPNLNEPMKQRANAIISQHQPAENIFVEEG from the coding sequence ATGCTAGACATGAAGGTGAAAATGGCAATTGTTAAGGAGCAAATCGAAGAAAAGATACGGCACCCTTATTTACTTAAATACATAGAATCGCCAAATATAGATGAAGATAAGCTGTTACTCCTAGTTTCAGTTCTTGATCATATGGATCTTCCTGAAGAAAAGATAAGAAATTATGCTACTACAACCATGCTGATTCAAATTGCGCTTGATACACATGAATTAGTCACAAATGAAGAATTAGACGCCGGCCAGTTAAAAAGCCGGCAGCTTACAGTACTAGCTGGTGTGTACTATAGCGGTTTATATTATAAAATTCTGGCAGAATTTGAGGATATCACCTTAATTCGATCCCTCGCAACAGGCATTAAAGAAGTAAATGAAAATAAGATTTCAGTATATCAAACAGCAGTTGAAGCAGTTGACATATTAATGGAGAGTGTTAGAAAAATTGAATCCTCTTTGTTTGAAAAGGTAATCGATTTACTGGAGGATCCAAATTGGAACGAATTTGCTTCTAACCTTTTATTTAGGAAAAGGCTGTTGATGGAGAAGATGAGATTTTTACAAGGTGAGACATCAATCGTTTTTGAAGCGCTGAAAAATTTATTAATATCTAAAAACCAATATACCGAGCAAAGCTCTGACCAGCAGCATTTATTAATTCACACATGCGACAGGTATCTCGATAACTCAAAGAAATTAATTGAAAAATATATGAGCAAGCTCCCAAATCTGAATGAACCAATGAAGCAAAGAGCAAATGCGATAATTAGTCAGCATCAGCCTGCGGAAAATATATTTGTGGAGGAAGGTTAG
- the mtrB gene encoding trp RNA-binding attenuation protein MtrB, with translation MDKKNPNGNDYIVIKAKEDGVNVIGLTRGTDTRFHHSEKLDQGEVMIAQFTEHTSAIKIRGSATILTSYGEIDSEAKK, from the coding sequence ATGGATAAGAAAAATCCCAATGGAAATGATTATATCGTTATTAAGGCAAAGGAAGACGGTGTCAATGTCATAGGTTTAACAAGAGGAACTGATACTAGATTTCATCATTCGGAAAAACTGGATCAAGGTGAAGTCATGATTGCTCAGTTCACAGAGCATACTTCCGCTATAAAAATTAGAGGAAGCGCGACAATCCTTACCTCCTATGGTGAGATTGACAGCGAAGCAAAAAAATAA
- the hisC gene encoding histidinol-phosphate transaminase, with protein sequence MKWKEQLLQLSPYQPGKPIDEVKRQYGLEKIVKLASNENPFGCSENVIAAIKSSSVSFPLYPDGNATNLRETIASYFGLSPSQFIFGNGADNLIQIISRALLKPGTNTVMASQTFSQYKHNAIIDGAEVKEIPQINGEHDLDGMLEAIGELTSVVWVCNPNNPTGTYISEDRLISFLEKVPNDILVVIDEAYFDYAVAEDYNSSVNLLDRFPNIIVLRTFSKVYGLASLRVGFGISQSEIIKTLEPAREPFNVNTIAQAAAIAALEDKEYVNFCKQKNREGLEQFYTFCEENGLSYYPSQANFILIDFNKDGNEVFQYLLERGFIVRSGKALGFPTCVRVTVGSKEQNEGVINIMSELLAEKSIVS encoded by the coding sequence ATGAAATGGAAAGAGCAGTTGCTTCAATTATCCCCATATCAACCCGGGAAACCAATCGATGAAGTAAAAAGACAATATGGTTTAGAGAAAATTGTTAAACTGGCATCCAATGAAAATCCTTTTGGATGCTCCGAAAATGTGATTGCAGCTATCAAAAGTTCATCTGTTTCATTTCCTTTATATCCAGATGGGAATGCTACCAATTTAAGAGAAACGATTGCTAGCTATTTCGGTTTAAGCCCGTCACAATTTATTTTTGGCAATGGGGCTGATAACCTCATCCAAATTATCTCAAGGGCTCTTTTAAAACCAGGCACAAATACAGTAATGGCTTCACAAACCTTTTCGCAGTATAAACATAACGCCATCATTGATGGAGCAGAGGTTAAGGAAATTCCACAAATAAACGGGGAACATGATCTTGATGGAATGCTTGAGGCTATTGGTGAGTTAACTTCAGTAGTGTGGGTTTGTAACCCAAATAATCCGACAGGCACTTATATAAGTGAAGATCGTTTAATTTCTTTCTTAGAGAAAGTCCCTAATGATATTCTAGTAGTGATTGATGAGGCTTACTTTGACTATGCTGTTGCTGAGGACTATAACAGTTCTGTAAATTTACTGGATCGTTTTCCTAATATTATCGTTTTGCGTACATTCTCAAAAGTTTATGGCTTAGCAAGCCTCCGTGTTGGATTTGGAATCAGCCAATCTGAAATCATTAAAACATTAGAACCAGCTAGGGAACCATTTAATGTCAATACAATAGCCCAGGCCGCAGCAATAGCAGCTCTTGAAGACAAAGAGTATGTTAATTTTTGTAAACAAAAAAACCGTGAAGGTCTGGAACAATTCTATACATTTTGTGAGGAGAATGGTTTAAGCTATTACCCTTCACAAGCAAACTTTATATTAATTGATTTTAACAAGGACGGAAATGAAGTGTTTCAATATTTACTCGAAAGAGGTTTTATCGTCCGTTCAGGCAAGGCGCTAGGCTTCCCTACTTGTGTGAGGGTGACAGTTGGTTCAAAGGAACAAAACGAAGGTGTAATTAACATCATGTCCGAACTATTAGCTGAAAAGTCAATCGTTTCTTAA
- the folE gene encoding GTP cyclohydrolase I FolE has protein sequence MSNVNRAQIEDAVRLILEAVGEDPNREGLLDTPKRVAKMYEEVFAGLNQDPKEYFETIFSEDHEELVLVKDIPFYSLCEHHLVPFYGKAHVAYIPRNGRVAGLSKLARAVEAVAKRPQLQERITSTVADAILEKLEPNGVMVVVEAEHMCMTMRGVKKPGSKTVTTAVRGTFSEDDKARAEVLSLIKF, from the coding sequence ATGTCGAATGTAAATCGTGCGCAGATAGAGGATGCCGTACGCTTAATATTAGAAGCAGTCGGGGAAGATCCAAACCGTGAAGGATTATTAGATACACCAAAGCGAGTAGCAAAAATGTATGAAGAGGTGTTTGCAGGATTAAATCAGGATCCGAAAGAATACTTCGAGACCATTTTTAGCGAAGATCATGAAGAGTTAGTATTAGTAAAGGACATCCCTTTCTATTCACTTTGTGAGCACCACCTTGTACCTTTTTACGGAAAAGCTCATGTTGCCTATATTCCAAGAAATGGCCGAGTTGCAGGTTTAAGTAAATTGGCTAGGGCAGTGGAGGCAGTTGCGAAACGTCCACAGCTTCAGGAACGAATTACTTCTACAGTTGCGGATGCGATTTTAGAGAAGCTTGAGCCAAATGGAGTAATGGTTGTAGTAGAAGCTGAACATATGTGTATGACGATGCGCGGAGTGAAAAAGCCGGGTTCCAAAACAGTTACAACGGCTGTTAGAGGAACTTTTTCAGAAGATGACAAAGCACGTGCTGAAGTTTTATCTTTAATAAAATTTTAA